The Synechococcales cyanobacterium T60_A2020_003 DNA window GCCAAGCGATCGCCATACAGTGCTCCTAACAAAACGCCGCCTAACACTAGCTTGATTAGTTCCAAACCAAAGTAAGCTCCATGCATTTGGGTCATTTGCTGGGGAACGTCCTGGGCTCCGGCAAACCAATCTAGATTAACCCCAAGTTGCGTCATCATCGGCGTGAAGAGATAGGTGTATAGCATTGGAATCGCGAACAGGATAGCGGCGATCGCCATCATGCGACGGGTAATCATACTGGGATGGGGAGACTGCCACAGGACTAGAACACCCGTGAGCACAACCGATGCACACAGTAATTCAATATGGTTAAAAATCCCGAACAGACTATGGCCAGCGATCGCGAAGTTGGGTTCCTGCATCATGCCCACGGCGTATAAACCGGGCATCACAATAAAATCCAGCACCAAACTACCGCTGACCCAAAATGCCAATGTAGAGAGTGTGATTGTACGCCACTTCATCGAGTCTGAAGCGTGAGAGAAAAGGGCGGACATAGTGGTTTCCTCAAACAAGTATTGAATCCTCTATACGTTCAGCCTACCGAATTCTGCCCACCTCCGACGTGAACTTTCATGTCATAGCGCCAGGCTGGAAAAGCGTTTTCGCGGCTGTCCATCGTTCCTTGGGGCATCAGATTACGCCATGGAGGGTGTCCGACCAGTTTTGAGTTTTGAGGATTCAGTTTTGAGTTAGCGATACGTTGCACCCTTCGTAATTCCAGCCTTGGCTCCGTATCTGTCAGTTCAGAAACGGTATCCCTTCGAAGGCCAACCCCGACAAAACGGGCGATCGCCCTTGCCCCTGCCCGAAACGATGGTCGATTAATCCCAGTTCCGAATCATGTTAAGTTTTGGGTATGCTAACTTTTATGAACTTTGGCGCTCGGTCGTACCTCTTAACTATGGATATCACAGCTCTCCCGGAACCCGTAAAAGTGTGGAGTCAGTTCTTCCATCCCGTCATCATGTGGGTTTTGCTCGCCGTTACCCTCTACGCCCTCTATCTCGGCATTCAAATTCGGCGTACCCGCACCGCTGAAGGCGACCTCAAAAAGACGTTAATCAAAGGTAAGTTTAATGTTCGGCACCACCAGATTGGCTCCCTCTTGTTGGCCTTCATGGTGTTGGGAACCATTGGCGGCATGGCCGTTACGTACATCAATAACGGCAAACTATTTTTTGGCTCCCATCTGTTGGTTGGACTCGGAATGACCGGATTGATCGCAACCTCAGCCGCCCTATCCCCCTTCATGCAGAAGGGCGCAGACTGGGCACGCTATACCCACATCATGCTAAACATCGTTTTAGTGGGGCTGTTTGGTTGGCAAGCCGTGTCTGGAATGCAGATCGTCCAGCGCATTATTGACAAACTGTAGGGCGATCGCGTCTACCCCTTCACCCGTCGATCTCAATCCAGAGCGTTCCTTTCCCAGAGGAGCGCTCTATATAGCAATCCTATTTGGATTGTGAAATGCTCGCCCCGACGGGGCGAACATTTCACAACTCATCTTTTTCATAAACCA harbors:
- a CDS encoding DUF4149 domain-containing protein, which encodes MSALFSHASDSMKWRTITLSTLAFWVSGSLVLDFIVMPGLYAVGMMQEPNFAIAGHSLFGIFNHIELLCASVVLTGVLVLWQSPHPSMITRRMMAIAAILFAIPMLYTYLFTPMMTQLGVNLDWFAGAQDVPQQMTQMHGAYFGLELIKLVLGGVLLGALYGDRLADLKGDRPSELVH
- a CDS encoding DUF4079 domain-containing protein, coding for MDITALPEPVKVWSQFFHPVIMWVLLAVTLYALYLGIQIRRTRTAEGDLKKTLIKGKFNVRHHQIGSLLLAFMVLGTIGGMAVTYINNGKLFFGSHLLVGLGMTGLIATSAALSPFMQKGADWARYTHIMLNIVLVGLFGWQAVSGMQIVQRIIDKL